One stretch of Schlesneria sp. DSM 10557 DNA includes these proteins:
- a CDS encoding HAD family hydrolase has translation MNVFLFDIDGTLIDAGGAGQAAMEQSLAEEFGAAGPVSGIPTAGRTDRAIAMDLFKFHGIDVNDDHWDRYLKSYFRLLPNSLKTRPGTILPGVPELLQSLSTRDNLHLGLLTGNFAEGAKLKLAHYGLSHHFSVGGYGDLHLDRDDVARTAWQLVQSRHPHVEPDRVWVIGDTPSDIRCARAIGAKVLAVATGIFSVDELEPHQPDLLLDDLRDVTRWLAAAGLN, from the coding sequence ATGAACGTTTTTCTCTTCGATATCGACGGAACGTTGATTGATGCGGGTGGGGCAGGGCAGGCGGCAATGGAACAGTCGCTGGCGGAAGAATTCGGTGCTGCGGGACCGGTGTCGGGGATTCCGACGGCTGGAAGAACCGATCGCGCTATCGCCATGGATCTGTTCAAGTTCCATGGGATTGACGTTAATGACGATCACTGGGATCGCTATCTGAAGTCGTATTTTCGGCTACTGCCGAATTCACTGAAGACGCGGCCGGGAACAATTCTGCCCGGCGTTCCCGAACTGCTGCAATCGCTGAGTACTCGCGACAATCTGCATTTAGGGTTGCTCACGGGGAATTTTGCTGAGGGGGCGAAGCTCAAGCTGGCCCACTATGGTTTGTCGCACCATTTCTCGGTCGGCGGGTACGGCGACCTGCATCTGGATCGTGACGACGTCGCACGAACGGCGTGGCAACTGGTGCAGTCTCGACATCCGCATGTCGAACCCGATCGAGTCTGGGTGATCGGTGATACCCCCTCGGACATCCGGTGTGCTCGAGCGATAGGTGCGAAAGTCCTGGCGGTGGCGACAGGGATCTTCTCCGTCGACGAACTGGAGCCTCATCAACCGGACTTGCTGCTGGACGATCTGAGAGACGTCACCCGATGGCTCGCGGCAGCGGGGCTGAATTAG
- a CDS encoding DUF1559 domain-containing protein — MKKSFLRRHGFTLIELLVVIAIIAVLIALLLPAVQQAREAARRTQCKNNLKQLGLAIHNYHDTFGCLPIADVNGAVNPVSAHARLLPYFEQVNLYNMIDFNVPYDHPNNAVARSKEVPVFRCPSDPTPLPASIGGRNNYYWNAGSGIVMYASGAAGQPASNGIVFHNRMFRFSDITDGLSNSAAMSEKLTGDGSNAVASPKTDTFQPGTYPTTPDEALQDCNAVNVQDLARQGYSNVGGPWIQQYHSTNQYNHVLQPNGRSCMFPPGRIATTANSQHTGGVHLLLCDGSVKFVSENLALQTWRALGSINGGENLGEF, encoded by the coding sequence ATGAAAAAGTCGTTTCTCCGTCGCCACGGATTTACACTGATCGAACTGCTGGTGGTGATTGCCATCATTGCCGTATTGATTGCCTTGCTCCTGCCCGCTGTCCAGCAGGCGCGCGAAGCCGCTCGACGCACCCAATGCAAGAACAACCTCAAGCAGTTGGGACTGGCAATTCACAACTATCATGACACGTTTGGCTGTCTTCCCATTGCGGACGTCAATGGTGCGGTCAACCCGGTTTCGGCTCACGCACGACTTCTGCCTTACTTCGAGCAAGTCAATCTCTACAACATGATTGACTTCAACGTCCCCTATGATCATCCCAACAACGCCGTCGCGCGGAGCAAGGAAGTCCCTGTATTCCGCTGCCCGTCAGACCCGACTCCGCTGCCTGCGTCGATCGGTGGACGAAACAACTACTACTGGAATGCTGGCTCGGGAATCGTGATGTACGCTTCGGGAGCAGCTGGACAACCCGCGTCAAACGGAATCGTTTTCCACAATCGCATGTTCCGTTTTTCGGACATTACGGACGGCTTGAGCAACTCTGCCGCCATGTCGGAAAAACTGACCGGGGACGGCAGCAATGCTGTGGCGAGCCCCAAGACGGATACCTTTCAGCCCGGAACCTATCCCACCACGCCAGACGAAGCCCTTCAGGACTGTAACGCCGTCAACGTGCAGGATCTGGCGCGGCAAGGATATTCGAACGTCGGCGGCCCCTGGATTCAGCAGTATCACTCGACGAACCAGTACAACCACGTACTGCAGCCGAATGGACGTTCATGCATGTTCCCCCCAGGCCGAATTGCCACGACAGCAAACAGTCAACACACGGGCGGAGTTCATTTGCTGCTCTGCGATGGCTCAGTCAAGTTTGTGAGCGAAAACCTCGCCCTTCAAACATGGCGAGCACTGGGAAGCATCAACGGGGGCGAGAATCTGGGAGAGTTCTAG
- a CDS encoding carboxymuconolactone decarboxylase family protein, producing the protein MLIKKWWLCLLIPIASTSMALADSDLAPTRPEMKKRIQALKERTSRLPLPPPTEQEIASGRPLVNNGRLRALYLPPAWQSFLVPGWGSSSATRPSGGTAALLKRMEADPSYGFKTRLFWIVSRANDCQYCLGHQELKLKRVGMTDDQVASLDARWDLFPAGEQAAMKATRKLTLTPHLFTQQDLAELKQQFPDPEVIDIIYTVSRYNAVNRWTASTGIPQDQSFGGEEHSELDTPTSPEFSNLPSKVIPTELKPRPEWESRDDVEAAIKKAHGRKPGVELPKMENAKKVLARLSPGVTPPVWFQALSDLSVALDAWGQKQAMAREGKTSPELRILIAWVTSRENRAWYAAEHARARYLASGGDEGVLYSFKQLEGAARPANAEALRFARKLTTLPQTIVDEDISRLKEHFNDYEVAEIIQTTCDANAFDRFTEALWLPLED; encoded by the coding sequence ATGCTGATCAAAAAATGGTGGCTCTGCCTACTGATTCCGATTGCCAGCACATCAATGGCACTGGCCGACTCCGACCTGGCTCCAACACGCCCGGAAATGAAGAAGCGGATTCAGGCTCTGAAAGAGCGAACTTCGCGTCTGCCATTGCCACCACCGACCGAACAGGAAATCGCATCAGGACGACCGCTGGTCAACAATGGACGTCTTCGCGCACTGTATCTTCCTCCCGCCTGGCAGTCATTTCTCGTTCCCGGGTGGGGAAGCAGCTCAGCCACTCGCCCCAGCGGAGGAACCGCCGCACTCCTGAAAAGGATGGAAGCCGATCCCTCTTATGGGTTCAAGACTCGCCTGTTCTGGATTGTTTCACGTGCCAATGACTGTCAGTATTGCCTGGGACACCAGGAACTGAAGCTGAAGCGAGTCGGGATGACCGATGACCAGGTCGCTTCGCTGGATGCCCGTTGGGACCTGTTTCCCGCCGGGGAACAGGCCGCGATGAAGGCCACGCGGAAGCTGACACTCACCCCGCACCTGTTTACTCAACAGGACCTCGCTGAACTCAAGCAGCAGTTCCCTGACCCGGAAGTGATCGACATCATTTACACTGTCAGCCGGTACAACGCAGTCAATCGCTGGACGGCCTCAACGGGGATCCCCCAGGACCAGTCCTTCGGTGGCGAAGAGCACAGCGAACTGGACACTCCCACATCCCCCGAGTTCTCGAATCTTCCCTCGAAGGTGATTCCCACGGAACTGAAGCCGCGGCCAGAGTGGGAAAGCCGTGACGATGTCGAGGCAGCGATTAAGAAGGCTCACGGAAGAAAGCCCGGCGTCGAACTCCCCAAAATGGAGAACGCCAAGAAGGTCCTCGCTCGACTCAGCCCCGGCGTCACCCCTCCTGTCTGGTTCCAGGCTCTGTCCGACCTCTCTGTCGCACTCGACGCCTGGGGGCAGAAACAGGCTATGGCACGTGAAGGAAAAACGTCTCCGGAACTCCGCATTCTGATCGCCTGGGTCACCTCACGGGAGAATCGAGCCTGGTACGCTGCAGAACATGCACGAGCCCGCTACCTGGCTTCAGGTGGGGATGAAGGAGTTTTGTATTCGTTCAAACAACTGGAAGGGGCTGCACGTCCCGCAAACGCCGAAGCCCTGCGCTTTGCCCGCAAGCTGACGACGCTGCCGCAGACGATCGTTGACGAAGACATCAGTCGCTTGAAAGAACATTTCAACGATTACGAAGTGGCGGAAATCATTCAGACGACCTGCGACGCCAACGCGTTTGACCGCTTCACCGAAGCGCTCTGGCTGCCGCTGGAAGACTGA
- the dnaA gene encoding chromosomal replication initiator protein DnaA: protein MQPGMTPTVRAEVSSAINDDIDTTLTQAVLHEIQERLGAKRFALWFDGKVRLSISDDCLTVAVGSPFLLNWMQRQFQSELTGAAQSVLGHSAQSRFTVDASLAVARPSAPVQAPPAASSAKSASAPAAKARSASDPVTVVVPAQSVVASATSPLLPSRSRRLADLSDFIPGPQTELALTAARQLASGQQVPFNPLYVCGPVGTGKTHLLEGICRQLKRVQPMANVVLITAEAFGNYFTQALRDHSLPGFRQRFRGVDVLIVDNVEFFESKRVFQEEFLHTITDLTDHGRPIVLSGTRHPRLLNKLSDELVSRFQSGLVCRLEAPDLATRVKIVNAKATRMKGSISPEALQYIAQRFQSNVRELEGALNCLQTYYTMIHKTVTLASAREILADLERDCLRLIRVTDIERVVCSLFGVKPKDLQSMSRVRTLSQPRMLAMFLARKHTPSAYAEIGQHFGGRNHSTVMSAERKVKQWLEQNEKIKVAAQSWSVGELVQTLEQQLMAG, encoded by the coding sequence ATGCAACCCGGCATGACGCCGACCGTCCGCGCAGAGGTGAGCTCTGCGATTAACGACGACATAGACACGACATTGACACAGGCAGTACTGCATGAAATACAAGAACGACTGGGAGCGAAACGCTTCGCACTCTGGTTCGACGGTAAGGTCCGATTATCGATCTCGGACGATTGCCTGACAGTCGCAGTAGGAAGCCCTTTCCTGCTGAACTGGATGCAACGGCAATTCCAGTCTGAACTGACCGGTGCAGCTCAGTCGGTATTGGGACATTCCGCCCAGTCGCGGTTTACTGTCGACGCCAGCCTTGCTGTGGCAAGGCCGTCGGCACCGGTACAGGCTCCCCCCGCCGCGAGTTCAGCAAAGTCGGCATCCGCCCCTGCGGCGAAAGCTCGATCTGCATCGGATCCCGTGACGGTCGTCGTCCCGGCCCAGAGTGTCGTCGCAAGCGCGACGTCTCCGTTATTGCCCAGCCGCAGTCGGCGACTGGCCGATCTGAGTGACTTCATTCCCGGCCCCCAGACGGAACTGGCACTGACAGCCGCCCGTCAATTGGCCAGCGGACAGCAGGTCCCGTTCAACCCACTCTATGTTTGTGGGCCCGTCGGTACGGGCAAGACGCATCTGCTGGAGGGCATCTGCCGGCAGCTCAAACGCGTGCAGCCTATGGCAAATGTCGTTCTGATCACTGCAGAGGCCTTTGGTAACTACTTCACGCAGGCATTGCGAGATCATTCACTTCCCGGCTTCCGACAACGGTTCCGCGGGGTGGATGTGCTGATCGTCGACAACGTCGAATTCTTCGAATCGAAGCGCGTCTTCCAAGAAGAGTTCCTGCATACGATCACAGACCTTACTGATCATGGACGCCCGATCGTTCTGAGCGGAACTCGACACCCCCGACTGCTGAACAAATTGAGCGACGAGCTGGTCTCGCGTTTTCAATCAGGTCTCGTCTGCCGTCTGGAAGCGCCTGACCTCGCGACGCGGGTGAAGATCGTCAACGCCAAAGCAACACGGATGAAGGGGAGCATTTCTCCGGAAGCGTTGCAGTACATTGCTCAGCGATTCCAGTCCAACGTGCGGGAACTCGAAGGGGCACTCAACTGCCTTCAGACGTACTACACGATGATTCACAAGACGGTCACGCTCGCCTCCGCTCGGGAAATCCTGGCGGATCTGGAACGTGACTGTCTGCGGCTCATCCGAGTCACCGACATTGAGCGAGTCGTCTGCAGCCTGTTTGGGGTCAAGCCGAAGGACCTGCAGTCCATGAGCCGAGTCCGTACCCTCAGCCAGCCTCGTATGCTCGCGATGTTCCTGGCTCGCAAGCATACCCCTTCGGCCTATGCCGAGATCGGTCAGCATTTTGGCGGACGAAACCACAGTACAGTCATGTCGGCCGAACGAAAGGTCAAACAATGGCTGGAACAGAACGAGAAGATCAAAGTCGCTGCCCAGAGCTGGTCGGTGGGCGAACTGGTGCAAACGCTGGAACAGCAGTTGATGGCAGGCTGA